A genomic segment from Lates calcarifer isolate ASB-BC8 linkage group LG13, TLL_Latcal_v3, whole genome shotgun sequence encodes:
- the LOC108898208 gene encoding trichohyalin isoform X1, giving the protein MKFPVDFLADVSQAELEQSAHSYMNNLLYSSPDSPEHLTLSDSTQVTIDISSVGFTPLYGSSDKQKVLALFSPRDPFTAVGLYLLDQWWAVDDILKTADPARDGAVEVETVGERIVLYILNRVIYRAKEMSSEELPFLCHGEKDYAKILWNDGEAVGFYSVKPSGRLCNSFSTRSYQLPVMDSIFVRKCHRGKGFGLQMLEDFVLSFKEDCLGLRYPLTKSMYKVCEKYLCQYPGDTDLLWEVESIGMPNQRANIASKIQAMDLNAVCKSLSFTGESLMITEVTEKDVEREPVTTQIKDTESMEYTVEIVEEVTVVRAPKVSEAEEVPVAVLGRGRGSKQMNITQKTTEDKSKKVIRIEDIEAETPREQQLIVHGKTALYTVSESAQTEDMFNVTAEEKREAVVDTASEEEAGMMLDKPATVPASQDLEEFSITAPMTEELQVEDDATQDLKNTSRDSQIIVENVASEIEEPEEECQKEDTDVSVVAEGVVEVDKEAEALNKVSAGKSDESVTQHELSLSTHKPSEDGDAGQTGKTVVRAIHLVQNETPRQRSQHSKPQDNVMMETTAWDGGRVLRGRTVMSTPTPKRKHTRHSLKVCEELDKEFNEVVEKDQVSTAEVVEEISVNEREEKEEINPTKEDIVTVEELPEEEKQQSDDERLTNEEETEKQGEPGVENSVVKKSSTELPDTAETVLSEENKYEKVTDESEKEENDEEVDTSVIQDKREDSHDDINEPPVVQRRAARGRQKVSPKPKPKKQGKRHHKQEEPTNEADLRAVGSAEEKADEQAAESKQMEEHHQEEQEGTDDKTEEEISTENLTVMTEGTIPQTEEATEDVIPSNEVNAEESKEAQDKEETERETETASAMETDQEEEAVGVSGVADDMREPNTVVPASETVICDEVQDEAVVPVLEEPQEKDTGSEIPKLHKATVILVDLKSTCHHLSMNEAEDKTVAAPEKEQVGLIAAEDKEVSSCVAEKQTSEPKMLILEEKDGGKQENITEKSVDATAEAETVKKEEFEEDYSKKEKKKSASEDETKSDAGEAPVIETRVLRSGRKIVEASCKSRGRSNQHQEEDTIDIIEKEVDELEAGTVEGEGEMEAVTKNVLTVIVPVQEEESAALDICADTEADIPVGDDTEENLRPAVVDEAMSLEEEEEPVVETRGLRSLTKTGTATATYKTPRSGKQVDEQKAENSEDEEVAVTTRTLRQGRISNSATPKSKSRRTCKQIREEEQKDEEESKSVEETAVGEQMVVNEAVVEKTNEEIEGKNEDIGEKAKEEAAAEREEILESEVDVQEGEALAEEGQNVDEHSEVTLAEREGSGEEYNEPVMEIEEAELPPVAVTRSLRSGGKTSKAPSKTRPRRSKKQEDEEKEEGGASDEQIADGNESPVDTSILRRGRKSLSRGSKQLQKLVTVDVQKGVSEEGTMAVTEEEENTAGITTAADDLVQEGEINPPLAKPDIDSSVLTRSEEEAIPATDEQQSKEMTSQVSDLQRVTVVLLDLKKTYHQIQDETAAVEEGVPVENTAFEEKEEQRGQTMKEEETMAEEHVPVSSGEIGRTELEKVVLEEEELEESVKDVVTTQEDTGESSVEETETKNVEEEEEPKVTETRKWRSTKHSAKATPKCKSARSRKKMGEEEKEAASEMSEEEPVVKVRVLRRVRKSIPVTQRFTTRDQKQLQKEEGEGGEKSTGVEEKEAEEEEEHIEEHQMTDQEKGERTDKKDATQQIEKIEPEMGIEKVDTMTEEVVTQQDGSEEAQTGSTETAADGNTESPVGQSTDERKCSDDFAQEPVTTQDTVEGDQSISTSEVAETAAGESAQKTPLTAKDNKEIFVSEEEEDSVIETRILKIGEKAVRTKPQSKNTKRQDEEQDVETTGNESTDKDELAVETRVLRKGRRSAHGTPRHESKRHHTQCQPEEDPEEVTTPAEGEEAKADENESSSDDKKDEEAIAQREENTEPEYDMEIVETVAEESCTEQETVEGEQSAVLQTYANEQGKGRGSGEETANTNKGNVTDVEEAAVVESRVLRSVKKTVKATPRSKTTKSQQQENEKEGKEVERCADTDEPQETRTLRKVRSSAPATPRHKSKRICTQSQPEKEAEEVTSPAEETEGEEGQESFEQKMEKAEEEGKCMEMEVEKKKDLEDEQVENSAGGESVVEDAGQMKDVLTEGTAVPEKEDNSMGAMDKTRTDTVQISSDAAEGTNSAEEKDKTGQEADPPAEDIAKEMVEEKADLINNRVLEPAPEESATEETQSPEEESSGESQEDKTVDSSVVEGRNLKRMRKTANGEQDETEERGKRPRVDYREDEEEDGGGGTEAAADKENEDKAESDEDQDKKKAEYFADEQREELQESKKEENLEKDMGAVESSSEKGPTLTLVLNTDGEVEAAAVSQEHEEDELNILEEEVEPIVIGKRVLRGRSVPSIIITPRSKPRHRSATVQKAEESDEEKSPQSARKRSLRKRKSTKVTSTHKSERHSRV; this is encoded by the exons ATGAAGTTCCCTGTTGATTTCCTGGCTGATGTTAGCCAGGCAGAGCTGGAACAGTCAGCCCACAGCTACATGAACAACCTCCTCTACAGCAGCCCTGATTCTCCTGAGCACCTCACCCTCTCTGACTCCACTCAg GTCACTATAGACATTTCCAGCGTGGGTTTCACCCCTCTGTATGGATCTAGTGATAAACAGAAGGTCCTGGCCCTCTTCTCTCCCAGAGACCCATTCACTGCAGTGGGTCTGTACTTGCTGGACCAGTGGTGGGCAGTGGACGATATTCTCAAGACAGCAGACCCTGCTCGAGATGGGGCTGTGGAG GTGGAGACAGTAGGAGAGAGAATAGTTTTATACATCCTTAATCGTGTCATCTATAGAGCTAAGGAGATGAGCTCTGAAGAGCTTCCCTTCCTCTGCCATGGAGAAAAAGATTATGCAAAAATCCTCTGGAATGATGGAGAGGCTGTTGGCTTCTATTCAGTCAAACCCTCAG GCAGATTATGTAATTCTTTTTCAACCAGAAGCTATCAGCTCCCTGTGATGGACTCCATATTTGTTAGAAAATGTCATCGTGGAAAAGGCTTTGGTCTTCAGATGCTGGAAGACTTTGTGCTCAGTTTCAAAGAGGACTGTCTGGGGTTGAGGTACCCCCTCACAAAATCCATGTATAAAG TGTGTGAGAAGTACCTGTGTCAGTACCCAGGAGACACAGATCTGCTATGGGAGGTGGAGAGCATAGGTATGCCCAACCAGAGGGCCAATATTGCCAGCAAGATCCAGGCGATGGATTTGAATg CAGTATGCAAGAGTCTGTCATTCACAGGAGAATCACTTATGATTACTGAAGTGACTGAAAAGGATGTGGAGAGGGAACCAGTGACCACacaaataaaagacacagaatCTATGGAATACACAGTTGAAATTGTG GAGGAAGTGACAGTAGTGAGAGCTCCCAAAG tttcagaggcagaggaagtgCCTGTTGCAGTTCTGGGAAGGGGTAGAGgctcaaaacaaatgaacatcACCCAGAAGACTACAGAGGACAAATCAAAAAAAGTTATTAG AATCGAGGATATTGAAGCAGAAACCCCCCGAGAGCAACAACTTATTGTGCATGGGAAAACAGCACTGTATACGGTGTCTGAGTCGGCACAGACTGAG gaTATGTTCAATGTGACTgctgaagaaaaaagagaggctGTAGTTGATACTGCATCTGAAGAAGAAGCAGGTATGATGTTGGACAAACCAGCCACTGTCCCAGCCTCACAAGACTTAGAAGAATTTAGTATAACTGCACCAATGACTGAGGAGCTACAAGTAGAAGATGATGCCACACAGGATCTGAAAAACACCTCCCGTGACTCACAGATAATAGTTGAGAATGTCGCATCAGAAATTGAGGAACCAGAAGAAGAGTGTCAGAAGGAAGACACTGATGTATCTGTGGTTGCTGAAGGAGTTGTAGAGGTAGACAAGGAAGCAGAAGCTCTGAATAAAGTCTCTGCTGGAAAGTCAGATGAAAGTGTTACACAACATGAGTTAAGTCTATCAACACACAAACCATCAGAGGATGGTGATGCTGGACAAACAGGGAAAACTGTTGTAAGGGCGATACATCTTGTACAGAATGAAACCCCCCGACAGAGATCTCAACATAGCAAGCCGCAGGACAATGTGATGATGGAAACTACAGCCTGGGATGGAGGGAGAGTTTTGAGAGGAAGAACTGTTATGAGCACCCCCACGCCCAAACGAAAACATACCAGACACAGCCTGAAAGTATGTGAAGAATTAGACAAAGAGTTTAATGAAGTGGTAGAGAAGGATCAAGTTTCTACAGCTGAAGTAGTGGAGGAGATATCTGtaaatgagagagaagaaaaagaagaaattaacCCCACAAAAGAGGATATAGTTACTGTGGAAGAATTACCTGAGGAAGAAAAGCAACAGAGCGATGATGAACGACTGACAaatgaagaggagacagagaaacaaggaGAGCCTGGGGTGGAAAATAGTGTAGTTAAGAAGAGTTCCACAGAGCTTCCAGATACAGCAGAGACTGTactttcagaggaaaataagtATGAAAAAGTAACAGATGAAtctgagaaagaggaaaatgatgAGGAGGTAGATACATCAGTGATACAGGATAAACGTGAGGATTCTCATGATGACATAAATGAACCCCCTGTTgtacagaggagagcagcaagaggcagacagaaagtaaGTCCTAAACCTAAGCCCAAAAAACAAGGTAAAAGACATCACAAACAAGAAGAGCCCACAAATGAGGCAGACCTAAGAGCAGTAGGTTCTGCTGAGGAGAAAGCAGATGAACAAGCAGCTGAAAGTAAACAGATGGAAGAACACCACCAGGAGGAACAAGAGGGGACCGATgacaaaacagaggaagagatatCTACCGAAAATTTGACTGTTATGACAGAAGGTACAAttccacagacagaggaagcaACAGAGGATGTAATACCTTCAAATGAGGTGAATGCAGAGGAGAGCAAGGAAGCACAGGACAAagaagagactgagagagagacagagactgcaTCAGCAATGGAAACAGATCAGGAGGAAGAGGCAGTTGGGGTGAGTGGTGTGGCAGATGACATGAGGGAGCCCAACACTGTTGTTCCTGCTTCAGAAACAGTAATATGTGATGAAGTTCAAGATGAGGCAGTTGTACCAGTACTTGAGGAGCCTCAGGAAAAGGACACTGGCTCTGAAATTCCCAAGCTACACAAAGCCACTGTCATCTTAGTAGATCTAAAATCAACCTGCCATCACCTTAGCATGAATGAGGCAGAAGATAAAACAGTTGCTGCTCCAGAAAAGGAACAGGTGGGGCTGATAGCAGCAGAAGATAAGGAAGTCTCTAGTTGTGTTGCAGAGAAGCAAACATCAGAGCCAAAAATGCTAATATTGgaagagaaggatggagggaaaCAGGAGAACATTACAGAAAAATCTGTAGATGCAACTGCAGAGGCAGAGACTGTCAAGAAGGAGGAGTTTGAAGAGGATTattccaaaaaagaaaagaaaaaatctgcCAGTGAGGATGAGACAAAAAGTGATGCAGGGGAAGCACCAGTCATTGAAACCAGGGTTCTTAGAAGTGGAAGAAAGATTGTTGAAGCAAGCTGTAAATCCAGAGGGAGAAGCAACCAACACCAGGAAGAAGACACCATAGACATTATTGAAAAGGAGGTGGATGAATTAGAAGCAGGCACTGTTGAGGGTGAAGGAGAGATGGAAGCTGTGACAAAGAATGTGCTCACAGTAATAGTTCCGGTGCAGGAGGAAGAGTCTGCAGCTTTGGACATATGTGCAGATACAGAGGCCGACATTCCAGTAGGAGATGATACTGAAGAGAATCTTCGACCAGCTGTGGTGGATGAGGCAATGAGCttggaagaggaagaagaaccaGTTGTTGAAACCAGAGGTCTAAGAAGTCTAACAAAGACAGGTACAGCTACAGCAACATACAAAACACCAAGAAGTGGAAAGCAAGTGGatgaacaaaaagcagaaaacagtgaagatgaagaagtagcaGTGACAACAAGAACACTAAGACAGGGGAGGATATCTAACTCTGCCACACCTAAAAGTAAATCCAGAAGAACTTGTAAACAAATCAGGGAAGAAGAGCAAAAGGATGAAGAGGAATCTAAAAGTGTAGAGGAAACAGCAGTGGGAGAACAAATGGTAGTCAATGAAGCTGTTGTAGAAAAGACAAATGAAGAAATAGAAGGAAAAAATGAGGATATAGGAGAAAAGGCTaaggaggaagctgctgctgaaagGGAGGAAATTTTAGAGTCAGAGGTAGATGTGCAGGAAGGGGAAGCTTTGGCAGAGGAAGGACAAAATGTGGACGAGCATTCAGAGGTCACTCTTGCAGAAAGGGAGGGTTCGGGTGAAGAATACAATGAACCAGTCATGGAGATTGAGGAAGCAGAACTACCACCAGTTGCTGTAACTAGATCTTTGAGAAGTGGTGGAAAGACATCCAAAGCACCATCAAAAACCAGACCCAGAAGAAGCAAAAAgcaggaagatgaagagaaggaggagggaggggcaTCTGACGAACAGATTGCTGATGGAAATGAGTCTCCAGTAGATACAAGTATTCTGAGAAGGGGAAGGAAGTCTCTAAGTAGAGGCTCCAAACAGCTCCAGAAACTTGTCACTGTAGATGTGCAAAAAGGAGTGTCAGAGGAAGGCACAATGGCAGtgactgaagaggaggagaacacagctGGTATTACTACTGCTGCAGATGATTTAGTacaagagggagagataaaTCCACCATTAGCCAAACCTGACATTGACTCATCTGTACTTACACGTAGTGAAGAGGAGGCAATACCTGCAACTGATGAGCAACAGAGCAAGGAAATGACATCCCAGGTTTCTGATCTCCAAAGAGTGACTGTGGTTTTATTGGACCTGAAGAAAACCTATCATCAAATCCAGgatgaaacagcagctgttgaggAGGGTGTTCCTGTAGAAAACACTGCTtttgaggaaaaagaggagcaAAGGGGACAAAcaatgaaagaggaagaaacaatGGCAGAAGAACATGTTCCTGTTTCTTCTGGGGAAATAGGAAGAACTGAACTGGAGAAGGTGGTATTGGAAGAGGAAGAGTTGGAGGAGAGCGTGAAAGATGTAGTTACAACACAGGAAGATACAGGGGAGAGCAGTGTTGAGGAGACAGAGACTAAAAatgttgaggaggaggaggaacctAAAGTCACTGAGACCAGAAAATGGAGAAGTACAAAACATTCTGCCAAAGCTACACCAAAATGCAAATCAGCAAGAAGCAGAAAGAAGATGggtgaagaggaaaaggaggcaGCTTCAGAAATGAGCGAAGAGGAACCAGTAGTTAAAGTCAGAGTTTTAAGGAGGGTAAGGAAGTCTATACCTGTCACTCAAAGATTTACTACAAGAGACCAAAAGCAACTCCAGAAagaagaaggggagggaggagagaaatcTACAGGAGTTgaggagaaagaggcagaggaagaggaagaacatATTGAGGAACATCAGATGACTGATCAGGAGAAGGGAGAAAGAACTGACAAAAAGGATGCAACTcaacaaatagaaaaaatagAACCAGAAATGGGCATAGAGAAAGTGGATACTATGACAGAGGAAGTTGTCACACAACAAGATGGTTCAGAGGAGGCACAGACTGGCAGTACTGAGACAGCTGCAGATGGGAATACAGAATCTCCAGTTGGACAAAGTACTgatgagagaaaatgttcaGATGATTTTGCACAGGAACCAGTTACAACACAAGATACAGTGGAGGGGGATCAGTCCATCTCCACATCTGAAGTGGCAGAAACTGCAGCTGGAGAAAGTGCACAAAAGACACCACTCACAGCAAAGGACAACAAGGAAATATTTGtctctgaggaggaagaagattCAGTTATTGAAACAAGAATCCTGAAAATTGGGGAAAAGGCAGTGAGAACCAAAccacaaagcaaaaacacaaaaagacaagatGAAGAGCAAGATGTGGagacaacaggaaatgaaagcacAGACAAAGATGAACTAGCGGTAGAAACAAGAGTTCTGAGGAAAGGAAGAAGGTCTGCTCATGGCACACCTAGACATGAATCCAAAAGACACCACACACAGTGTCAGCCAGAGGAAGATCCAGAAGAGGTAACTACTCCAGCTGAAGGAGAGGAAGCTAAAGCTGATGAGAATGAAAGCAGCAGTGATGACAAAAAAGATGAGGAGGCTATagctcagagagaagaaaatacagAGCCAGAATATGATATGGAAATTGTAGAAACTGTGGCAGAGGAATCATGCACAGAGCAAGAGACAGTGGAAGGGGAACAGTCTGCTGTTTTACAGACATATGCAAATGAACAGGGAAAAGGACGGGGAAGTGGTGAAGAGACCGCTAATACAAATAAGGGAAATGTTACTGATGTGGAGGAAGCAGCAGTTGTTGAATCCAGAGTTCTCAGAAGTGTCAAGAAGACAGTAAAAGCCACACCAAGatccaaaaccacaaaaagccagcagcaggaaaacgaaaaagaggggaaagaggtGGAAAGGTGTGCTGATACAGATGAGCCACAAGAAACAAGAACTCTGAGGAAGGTGAGGAGTTCTGCTCCTGCCACACCTAGACATAAATCCAAAAGGATTTGTACACAGTCTCAGCCAGAAAAAGAGGCAGAAGAAGTAACTTCTCCAGCCGAAGAGACTGAAGGAGAAGAGGGGCAGGAGTCATTTGAGCAGAAAATGGAGAAGGCTGAGGAAGAGGGGAAGTGTATGGAAATGgaggtggagaaaaagaaagatttggAAGATGAACAAGTTGAGAATTCAGCTGGAGGAGAATCTGTTGTGGAAGATGCAGGACAGATGAAGGATGTCTTGACAGAGGGAACAGCAGTGCCTGAAAAGGAAGACAACAGCATGGGAGCTATGGATAAGACCAGAACTGACACAGTCCAGATATCATCAGATGCAGCAGAAGGGACAAACTCTGCTGAGGAAAAGGACAAGACTGGACAAGAGGCGGATCCTCCAGCTGAGGATATTGCAAAGGAAATGGTTGAGGAAAAAGCAGATTTGATCAACAACAGAGTACTAGAGCCAGCTCCTGAAGAATCAGCAACAGAAGAAACTCAGTCACCAGAGGAGGAGTCCTCTGGTGAAAGTCAAGAAGATAAAACTGTAGACTCCTCGGTAGTAGAAGGCAGAAATCTGAAAAGGATGAGGAAAACTGCAAACGGAGAACAGGACgaaacagaggaaagaggaaaaagaccAAGAGTGGATTACAgggaagacgaggaggaggatgggggaggtGGGACTGAGGCGGCCGCTGACAAGGAGAACGAGGATAAAGCAGAATCAGATGAAGatcaagacaaaaagaaagctgaatattttgctgatgaacagagggaggagctacaggaaagcaaaaaagaagaaaacttaGAGAAAGACATGGGAGCTGTTGAGAGTAGTAGTGAAAAGGGGCCCACTCTCACTTTAGTATTGAATACAGATGGAGAGGTagaagcagcagctgttagTCAAGAGCATGAGGAAGATGAGCTGAATATtttagaggaggaggtggagcctATAGTGATTGGGAAGAGAGTTTTAAGAGGGAGGTCAGTTCCTTCAATAATAATCACACCCCGATCTAAACCCAGACATCGCAGTGCTACAGTTCAAAAAGCAGAGGAGTCTGATGAAGAAAAGAGCCCTCAGTCAGCTCGGAAAAGAAGTCTCCGAAAGAGAAAAAGTACTAAGGTAACATCAACTCACAAATCTGAGCGTCACAGCAGAGTTTAG